In one window of Mobiluncus massiliensis DNA:
- a CDS encoding family 1 glycosylhydrolase gives MESKFETVCDLARELAFPPDFAFGTSTASYQIEGAVNADGRQESIWDTFVHTPGKVIDNTTGDTACDHYHLFNRDVELMRQAGLKHYRLSLAWPRILTAAGTPNQAGIDFYNRVLDALAEADIEVMATLYHWDLPQAMQEKGGWLNPETTATFLRYARVAYEAFHDRVKHWIPINEPNVHTLLGHAIGIHAPGLTLGYQALGVGHALNLAHGETVRLLHGLGASSVGCAPNHTPVYPADTENPMDVQMAGLYDAIYNDFFASAMLKGTYPQAVLDLIAQEVNPETAATMSEQVRSVCEPLEFYGINYYEPAVVVSRLPGDDTPPTATSPAAPPLHADNANLYAMPDGIPFTIESLKMEDRTSFDWAIYPEGLTEILVQLRERYGSALPPIIVTEGGAAFTETVTTDDSGQARVHDPRRIDYLARHFQAVAAARQSGVNVAGYYVWSLLDNFEWADGETQRFGLIYTDFATADKTRIPKDSYYWYRDLIAQVRQQ, from the coding sequence ATGGAGAGCAAATTTGAAACGGTCTGTGACCTGGCACGTGAACTCGCATTTCCCCCAGACTTTGCCTTCGGCACTTCCACGGCTTCGTATCAGATTGAAGGAGCCGTCAACGCCGACGGACGCCAAGAGAGCATCTGGGATACTTTTGTCCACACCCCCGGCAAAGTCATTGATAACACCACCGGCGACACCGCTTGTGACCACTACCACCTGTTCAACCGCGATGTCGAACTGATGCGACAAGCCGGCCTGAAACACTACCGTCTATCCCTGGCTTGGCCGCGTATCCTGACCGCGGCGGGGACACCGAACCAGGCCGGAATCGATTTCTACAACCGCGTCCTAGATGCCCTAGCTGAGGCAGACATCGAAGTCATGGCCACGCTGTATCACTGGGATTTGCCCCAAGCCATGCAGGAAAAGGGCGGCTGGCTCAATCCCGAAACCACCGCCACGTTCCTGCGCTACGCCCGGGTTGCCTACGAAGCATTCCATGACCGGGTGAAACACTGGATTCCCATTAACGAGCCGAATGTCCACACCCTGCTCGGCCACGCTATCGGGATTCATGCTCCCGGTCTGACGCTTGGCTACCAGGCGCTTGGCGTCGGACATGCCTTGAACTTGGCTCACGGGGAAACGGTGCGGCTACTGCACGGTTTGGGTGCCTCGTCAGTGGGTTGCGCCCCCAACCACACCCCGGTCTATCCGGCCGACACCGAAAACCCGATGGACGTCCAGATGGCCGGTCTCTATGACGCGATTTACAACGACTTCTTCGCTTCGGCCATGTTGAAAGGGACTTACCCGCAGGCGGTTCTGGACCTCATCGCCCAGGAGGTCAACCCCGAGACTGCTGCAACCATGAGCGAGCAGGTCAGAAGCGTGTGCGAGCCCCTGGAGTTTTATGGAATCAACTACTATGAACCGGCCGTAGTGGTCTCACGACTGCCCGGCGACGACACGCCGCCAACAGCCACGTCACCTGCCGCACCCCCCTTGCACGCTGACAACGCCAATCTGTACGCGATGCCGGACGGTATCCCCTTCACGATTGAATCTCTAAAGATGGAGGACCGCACCAGCTTCGACTGGGCGATTTATCCTGAGGGACTGACCGAAATCCTGGTACAGCTCCGGGAACGCTACGGGTCGGCCTTGCCCCCAATCATCGTGACCGAGGGCGGTGCGGCGTTTACGGAAACCGTCACCACCGACGACTCCGGTCAAGCACGGGTTCACGACCCGCGGCGTATCGACTACCTGGCGCGACACTTCCAGGCTGTCGCGGCGGCTCGCCAATCCGGGGTAAACGTGGCCGGATACTATGTTTGGTCCCTGCTGGACAACTTTGAATGGGCCGATGGCGAAACCCAGCGGTTCGGGCTGATCTACACGGACTTTGCCACCGCCGATAAGACCCGGATTCCCAAAGATTCCTATTACTGGTATCGAGACTTGATTGCGCAGGTACGCCAGCAATGA
- a CDS encoding MFS transporter, which translates to MSADPASSARSGRFHAQVPADAPLEKPRLRWRVSVSAANLAVYTAWFGPIQVLLGLQAAAVAPDYKEYVLSLVTGVGAFVSALGNPIFGALSDRTTSRFGRRLPWVFWGTILGALALAWLAFSHSVWAMVVAWALVQACLNAMYAAITATVNDQVKVEYRGQMGGWLGMGQTLGVVAGTGMASAFGSLTWGYLACIALLIALVIPYLFTAHDRYLVEKPAPFNLWAFLKRFWVSPRRYPDFAWTWASRFLINLANSLCTLYLLFYLMDAVGYAHPDFGVFVLSGLYALMTVATTLAGGTISDRMGKRKPLVALSGLTMALSGLSLAFIQTWEGALLGAFLLGIGYGIYVSVDFALVTQVLPPTNDAARDLGVINIAAALPQALAPLLAAPLVKAFPDYTSGYMALYIFAALIVLVGAALVYKVKSVR; encoded by the coding sequence ATGAGCGCCGACCCCGCCAGCTCCGCGCGCTCGGGACGCTTTCACGCTCAAGTTCCCGCCGATGCACCTCTGGAAAAGCCCCGGCTCAGGTGGCGCGTCAGCGTTTCCGCAGCGAACCTAGCCGTCTACACCGCCTGGTTCGGGCCTATCCAGGTGTTGCTGGGGTTGCAAGCGGCCGCTGTCGCCCCGGACTATAAGGAATACGTGCTCTCGCTGGTCACCGGTGTTGGAGCTTTCGTCTCTGCCCTGGGTAACCCTATCTTTGGGGCGCTCTCTGACCGCACGACTTCTCGCTTCGGACGCCGTTTGCCCTGGGTATTCTGGGGAACAATTCTGGGGGCGCTGGCCTTGGCTTGGCTGGCATTTTCCCATTCGGTGTGGGCCATGGTGGTCGCTTGGGCGCTGGTGCAAGCCTGCCTAAACGCGATGTACGCGGCCATCACCGCCACCGTGAATGACCAGGTGAAAGTGGAATACCGCGGTCAGATGGGCGGCTGGTTGGGAATGGGACAAACCCTCGGGGTGGTCGCGGGAACGGGGATGGCCTCCGCTTTCGGCAGCCTGACCTGGGGATACCTGGCCTGCATCGCCCTCCTCATCGCTCTGGTGATTCCCTACCTGTTCACCGCCCACGACCGTTACCTCGTCGAGAAACCCGCGCCCTTCAATCTTTGGGCCTTCCTGAAACGATTTTGGGTATCCCCCCGGCGTTACCCCGACTTTGCCTGGACCTGGGCCAGTCGTTTCCTCATCAACCTAGCTAACTCCCTCTGCACGCTTTACCTGCTGTTTTACCTAATGGATGCGGTGGGCTACGCACATCCCGACTTCGGAGTTTTTGTGCTCTCCGGCCTATACGCGCTGATGACCGTGGCGACGACCCTCGCCGGTGGCACTATCTCTGACCGGATGGGGAAACGCAAGCCCTTGGTGGCGCTCTCTGGCCTGACCATGGCGCTATCGGGTCTCAGTCTGGCGTTTATCCAGACTTGGGAAGGCGCGCTCCTGGGGGCGTTTTTACTCGGGATAGGCTACGGTATCTATGTTTCCGTAGACTTTGCGCTGGTCACTCAGGTACTGCCGCCGACTAATGACGCGGCGCGCGACCTCGGAGTTATCAACATCGCGGCCGCTTTGCCTCAGGCCCTGGCTCCCCTGCTGGCCGCGCCGCTGGTAAAAGCGTTTCCGGATTACACCAGCGGTTATATGGCGCTATACATCTTCGCGGCCCTCATTGTGCTGGTCGGGGCCGCGCTGGTGTATAAGGTCAAGAGTGTGCGCTAA
- a CDS encoding HAD-IIA family hydrolase, with the protein MDATFGTKEDREKEITPVMKPIKYWLTDMDGVLVHETKAIPGAAEFLQALRDKGREYLVLTNNSIFTPRDLSARLEASGLEVPEERIWTSALATASFLKTQSPKSSAYVVGEAGLTTALYQAGYVMTSTDPEYVVLGETRSYSFDQIATAVQLINKGAKFIATNPDMTGPTKDGPIPATGAIAAMITAATGKNPYFIGKPNPVMFRTGLNKIGAHSEETAMIGDRMDTDMLAGVESGLYTFLVLTGSTNREEITNFSYRPNEVVDSIADIIARV; encoded by the coding sequence ATGGACGCGACTTTCGGCACGAAAGAGGACCGGGAAAAGGAAATCACCCCGGTCATGAAACCCATCAAGTACTGGCTGACCGACATGGACGGAGTGCTGGTGCATGAAACCAAGGCGATTCCAGGTGCGGCTGAGTTCCTGCAAGCCCTGCGGGACAAGGGCCGGGAATACCTGGTTTTGACCAACAACTCCATCTTTACGCCTCGCGACCTGTCCGCGCGGTTGGAGGCTTCCGGCCTGGAGGTCCCCGAAGAACGCATCTGGACTTCCGCGCTGGCAACCGCGTCTTTCCTGAAAACTCAGTCCCCGAAATCCAGCGCCTATGTGGTGGGCGAAGCCGGTTTGACTACCGCCCTGTACCAAGCGGGCTATGTCATGACTTCCACAGATCCGGAATACGTGGTGTTGGGCGAGACGCGCTCGTATTCTTTCGACCAGATTGCCACGGCGGTGCAACTCATCAACAAGGGCGCCAAGTTTATCGCCACGAATCCGGACATGACCGGCCCCACTAAGGACGGCCCCATTCCTGCCACCGGCGCGATTGCCGCCATGATTACGGCCGCCACCGGCAAGAATCCATACTTTATCGGCAAACCCAACCCGGTCATGTTCCGCACCGGATTGAACAAGATTGGCGCCCACTCCGAGGAAACCGCCATGATTGGCGACCGGATGGATACGGATATGCTGGCGGGGGTAGAGTCCGGCCTGTATACGTTCCTGGTGTTGACCGGTTCCACGAATCGCGAAGAAATCACTAATTTCTCTTATCGGCCTAACGAAGTCGTGGACTCGATTGCCGACATTATCGCCAGGGTGTGA
- a CDS encoding SDR family NAD(P)-dependent oxidoreductase, translating into MAKWALITGASSGLGEEFAWQLAAEPLNVVLVARRQDRLEALAQRIHTTLGVETEVLVEDLSTKGGQYAVIRRLRDDSRPVAVLVNNAGFGLGQTFVGGKWDREDEALEVMVRALCRLTFEGAQAMGSRTHRRAPGKVERLLQKLTGQPALGKASGGGVIINVSSATAYTAMGTYAAMKTWVRFFSEAVSTELRGTGVSITAVAPGLMKTEFHQSAQMNASVWPKYGFVDPETVVRAAIEAARHRRVLVTPTVRYKIAMAGARLAPRWLMRALFNSHLFSRAL; encoded by the coding sequence GTGGCGAAATGGGCGCTGATTACGGGGGCTTCCAGCGGTTTAGGTGAGGAATTCGCCTGGCAATTAGCTGCCGAGCCGCTCAATGTCGTGCTGGTCGCCCGGCGTCAAGACCGTTTGGAGGCTTTGGCGCAGCGGATTCACACCACTCTAGGCGTCGAAACGGAAGTTTTGGTCGAAGATTTGTCCACCAAGGGCGGTCAGTATGCGGTCATTCGCCGCCTGCGCGACGACTCCCGCCCAGTCGCGGTGCTGGTCAACAACGCTGGTTTCGGTTTGGGGCAAACTTTTGTGGGCGGAAAATGGGACCGCGAGGACGAAGCTCTAGAAGTGATGGTGCGGGCCTTGTGCCGGCTGACGTTTGAGGGAGCACAAGCGATGGGGTCACGTACCCATCGCCGCGCACCCGGCAAAGTGGAACGGTTGTTACAAAAATTGACCGGCCAGCCCGCGCTGGGGAAAGCCTCTGGCGGCGGGGTCATCATCAATGTTTCCTCCGCTACTGCCTACACCGCTATGGGCACCTACGCGGCGATGAAGACGTGGGTGCGGTTCTTTAGCGAGGCTGTTTCTACCGAGTTGCGCGGCACCGGCGTATCCATCACCGCCGTGGCGCCGGGACTAATGAAAACCGAGTTCCACCAATCAGCCCAGATGAACGCCTCGGTCTGGCCCAAATACGGCTTTGTCGACCCCGAAACAGTCGTCAGAGCCGCCATCGAAGCAGCTCGCCACCGCCGCGTCCTGGTCACCCCGACCGTTCGGTACAAAATCGCGATGGCGGGCGCGCGCCTGGCCCCCCGCTGGCTGATGCGCGCCCTGTTCAACTCCCACCTATTCTCCCGGGCGCTGTGA
- a CDS encoding sugar ABC transporter ATP-binding protein, which translates to MMEVFEARNIAKYYSSVPALAGVSIKIHPGEIVGLVGHNGAGKSTLLKVLSGAHGADSGQVLIDGTEVSFTSPADALAKGVGTVYQELSLLPNLTVAQNVFLGREKSDWKGLKKEEMRSQAKELVQRFGIDVNVDTPLGHYAVATRQLLEIAVATSKNIKYLLLDEPTTSLEGEQVDSLLKYIKKLAEQSNIGVLIVNHKLDELYRICDRIVALVDGKVRIDGNVNEVSHEDVVVAIAGEDASSLIDSEPKRDTIPEPASELSEVRGSSEPLVQVRELRSAVLKGVNLDIYPGEVLGIYGLIGSGRTEFLRALGTLHPIESGSISVHGQLFKGHKPVDSLKAGLVYVTEERKMDGIVPKLSPIVNTSLPVTKKFSKLTWLSLKKMDSAMQNILAKLQIRGNLQGPVVSLSGGNQQKVLLGRAIALNPQLLMLDEPTKGVDIGAKGEIHRIFKDMAHQENVAVVVVSSEEEEILEVSDRVCVFAQGRNICEPEDVANFSVQRLRKLAWSKD; encoded by the coding sequence ATGATGGAAGTATTCGAAGCGCGAAATATTGCGAAATATTATTCTTCGGTGCCTGCTCTCGCAGGCGTCTCTATCAAAATTCATCCCGGTGAGATTGTTGGCTTGGTGGGTCACAATGGCGCTGGCAAATCTACCCTGTTGAAGGTCCTTTCGGGGGCTCATGGTGCAGATAGCGGACAAGTGCTGATCGATGGGACAGAAGTTAGCTTTACCTCGCCAGCAGATGCCCTGGCAAAGGGCGTGGGGACCGTCTATCAAGAGCTGTCGTTGTTGCCGAATCTGACAGTAGCGCAAAATGTCTTTTTGGGAAGGGAAAAGTCTGATTGGAAAGGGCTTAAAAAGGAAGAAATGCGTAGCCAGGCAAAAGAGCTGGTACAGCGTTTCGGTATCGACGTAAACGTTGATACGCCCCTGGGCCACTATGCTGTGGCGACGCGCCAACTTTTGGAGATTGCTGTCGCCACGTCTAAAAATATCAAGTACTTGCTATTGGATGAGCCAACGACCTCTCTGGAAGGTGAGCAGGTCGATTCCCTTTTGAAATATATTAAAAAATTGGCAGAACAATCCAATATCGGAGTGCTAATCGTCAACCATAAGCTCGATGAGTTATATCGTATTTGTGACAGAATTGTTGCTTTGGTTGACGGAAAAGTACGTATTGACGGTAATGTAAATGAAGTTTCCCACGAAGACGTGGTGGTAGCTATTGCCGGGGAGGATGCATCGAGCCTTATTGATTCGGAGCCAAAGAGGGATACCATACCTGAGCCAGCTTCAGAACTATCAGAAGTGCGGGGCAGCAGCGAACCGTTAGTACAGGTCAGGGAGCTTCGCTCCGCAGTATTAAAAGGTGTTAACCTCGATATTTATCCTGGAGAAGTGCTTGGTATTTATGGCCTGATTGGTTCGGGGAGAACCGAATTCCTCCGCGCGCTGGGTACATTACATCCAATAGAAAGTGGAAGTATTTCTGTTCACGGTCAATTATTTAAAGGGCATAAACCTGTTGATTCATTAAAAGCAGGTTTGGTTTATGTTACTGAAGAAAGAAAAATGGATGGTATAGTTCCAAAACTATCACCAATTGTAAATACGTCATTACCGGTTACGAAAAAATTTAGCAAACTTACTTGGTTGAGTCTGAAAAAAATGGATTCTGCCATGCAGAATATCCTCGCTAAGCTCCAAATTCGCGGTAACCTTCAAGGCCCTGTGGTCAGCCTTTCGGGTGGAAACCAACAGAAAGTTCTGCTGGGACGAGCTATTGCGCTGAATCCTCAGTTACTGATGCTTGATGAACCCACCAAAGGCGTGGATATCGGCGCTAAGGGTGAGATTCACCGCATATTCAAGGACATGGCGCATCAAGAGAATGTAGCGGTAGTGGTAGTTTCCTCTGAGGAAGAAGAAATCCTCGAAGTCTCTGACCGGGTATGCGTCTTTGCGCAGGGGCGCAATATTTGCGAACCCGAAGATGTCGCTAACTTCAGCGTCCAACGGTTACGTAAACTGGCCTGGTCTAAAGACTAA
- a CDS encoding substrate-binding domain-containing protein — MKKILATLGVGALAAFALSACSNALDTGTSASSEKDNGAASIPAACKGDNPYLAVLLPNQTNPYYVAMKEGFEDEGSKNGFKVEVQIANDDDANQLAQAQAMLGKNPCALALNPVKSEPAAAIVKAANDKGVPVFTVNISADPDALKAQGASVIQYLGADNAAGGAQMAEQIMKDLGADTAMEIGFVTEPDEVVVVERDEGFKKAIAKNPNAKVVAEVDGNVKLTDSLNVTSEMLQGNPGISVIFASTGPAAQGAVEAVKASGKDIKVYGFCASEMQTDDAYPACVAQEPEDYGRRTVQQIKTYIGGAEVEENILRPLKLFTKGQTPAPGEVG; from the coding sequence ATGAAAAAAATTCTGGCAACCTTAGGCGTGGGAGCACTTGCCGCCTTCGCTTTATCTGCCTGCAGCAATGCGCTGGATACCGGAACTTCTGCAAGTTCCGAAAAGGATAATGGGGCAGCGTCTATTCCTGCAGCCTGCAAGGGAGACAATCCCTATTTGGCAGTACTTTTGCCTAACCAGACAAATCCCTACTACGTAGCCATGAAGGAAGGCTTCGAAGACGAGGGCTCCAAGAATGGCTTCAAAGTCGAAGTTCAAATTGCAAATGACGACGATGCCAATCAGCTGGCTCAAGCTCAAGCTATGCTAGGTAAGAATCCCTGTGCCTTGGCGCTGAACCCGGTTAAATCTGAACCGGCCGCGGCTATTGTCAAGGCCGCAAATGATAAGGGCGTACCGGTGTTTACCGTTAATATCTCGGCTGATCCCGATGCTTTGAAAGCGCAAGGGGCATCCGTAATTCAGTATTTGGGGGCCGATAACGCAGCTGGTGGAGCTCAGATGGCTGAGCAGATTATGAAAGATCTGGGTGCCGACACCGCAATGGAAATCGGCTTTGTCACCGAACCTGATGAGGTCGTAGTGGTAGAACGCGACGAAGGCTTTAAGAAAGCAATTGCAAAGAATCCCAACGCCAAGGTGGTAGCAGAAGTCGATGGCAACGTGAAGCTCACAGACTCTCTAAATGTGACCTCTGAGATGCTGCAGGGGAATCCCGGAATCAGCGTAATCTTTGCGTCCACGGGTCCTGCTGCACAAGGTGCTGTGGAAGCGGTGAAAGCCTCTGGTAAGGATATTAAGGTGTACGGATTCTGTGCGTCTGAAATGCAGACAGACGATGCCTATCCTGCCTGTGTGGCTCAGGAACCAGAAGACTACGGTCGTCGTACCGTACAGCAGATTAAGACTTATATAGGTGGAGCTGAGGTGGAAGAAAACATTCTTCGGCCCCTGAAGTTGTTCACTAAGGGCCAAACACCCGCTCCCGGTGAAGTCGGCTAA
- a CDS encoding ABC transporter permease has product MKKFRLPQELGVAGVVLAVGIIMGIISPAFRTLDNLEVLFLNGSVVLFLALGQTFVLLTGGIDLSVGSNIALTGVIAAMAMQSGVPWWAAALIAILVGVGVGLFNGAMVYWGKMPPFIVTFATFGISASIPKILTDAKSVTVSDPMFAIFGRGRLFGIPIPVVMVLIAAVLCALFLRHTATGVHIYAVGGNPATSRLAGINVAKITVLVYVISGVTAACGGIITASRLMVGYPTAGSGTEQFYSIASAVVGGVSLFGGVGSIPGAFLGALLIAEVSNGMNVIGVSSYWQPLVIGVIILIGVLIDTNRRGFSIRRLLQHFMKPSGSATTPDSPAQGDKMLEHSTSVKDDQKTQPSLKEG; this is encoded by the coding sequence ATGAAAAAATTTCGTCTACCGCAGGAGCTGGGAGTTGCCGGGGTGGTCCTGGCTGTGGGTATCATCATGGGTATCATCTCCCCGGCTTTTCGCACCTTAGATAACCTGGAAGTGCTATTCCTCAATGGTTCTGTGGTGTTGTTTTTGGCCTTAGGCCAAACTTTTGTACTGCTAACAGGTGGTATCGACCTGTCTGTAGGGTCTAACATCGCCTTGACCGGGGTCATCGCAGCAATGGCGATGCAATCCGGCGTTCCTTGGTGGGCAGCGGCTCTCATCGCCATACTTGTGGGTGTTGGCGTGGGACTGTTCAACGGGGCGATGGTGTATTGGGGCAAGATGCCGCCTTTTATCGTCACCTTCGCGACTTTTGGCATTTCGGCGTCGATTCCGAAGATTCTCACCGACGCAAAATCGGTTACCGTTTCTGACCCCATGTTTGCGATTTTCGGCCGCGGGCGTCTATTTGGAATCCCGATACCTGTGGTTATGGTGCTGATTGCAGCTGTCCTTTGTGCGTTGTTCCTTCGACATACCGCCACTGGCGTACACATTTATGCAGTTGGTGGCAACCCGGCAACATCTCGCTTGGCTGGTATTAACGTTGCCAAGATTACTGTCTTGGTTTACGTAATCTCAGGTGTGACTGCAGCTTGTGGTGGTATTATCACCGCTTCGCGTCTGATGGTGGGGTATCCCACGGCAGGTTCTGGAACTGAACAGTTCTATTCAATCGCATCAGCTGTGGTCGGCGGGGTTTCACTTTTTGGCGGGGTCGGCTCAATTCCCGGTGCTTTTTTGGGAGCGCTGCTCATCGCCGAGGTCTCAAATGGCATGAATGTCATAGGAGTGTCTTCTTACTGGCAACCTTTGGTTATTGGCGTAATTATCTTGATTGGTGTGCTTATCGACACAAATCGCAGAGGCTTCTCGATACGCCGTTTGCTTCAGCACTTTATGAAACCTAGTGGCTCCGCAACGACTCCAGATTCTCCTGCACAAGGAGACAAAATGCTTGAACACTCAACGAGTGTAAAAGATGATCAGAAAACACAACCCTCACTGAAAGAAGGATAG
- a CDS encoding FGGY family carbohydrate kinase has protein sequence MSNRLVAGIDSSTQSCKIMIRDADTGVLVRSGMAFHRTGTTVNPAVWVRAFDEAVQQAGGLEDICAISVAGQQHGLVTLDENGEVVRDAVLWNDTSAGADAKDLITELGRGDDTAGRKAWVAKTGSVPVSSLTVSKLRHLAVNEPENLSRTRAIALPHDYLTWKITKRNKITDLVTDRSDASGTGYFDPVENVYLPDILELAAGKSGADLVLPKVLGPHTPVGEFSVLGHEMLVGPGAGDNAGAALGLDQKPGHVIISLGTSGVVSLVSKKPTCDEIGEVTGFADATGNYLPLVCTLNASRVLDTTAAALGVNYERFSEFALSAPPGSEGLVMVPYLTGERTPNAPLATGSLLGIRGDNLTASNIARAAVEGMLCLVGYGLEIFKRLGVEVNAVSLIGGGAKSEAVRRIAPSVLGVKVTIPETGEYVADGAARQAAWVLNGGTRPPVWSPRLTSSYTAQPQPFIMERYQEVNGLYADTTQLELE, from the coding sequence GTGAGTAACCGGTTGGTAGCAGGAATAGATTCCTCGACACAGTCATGCAAAATCATGATTCGTGACGCTGACACCGGTGTACTGGTGCGTTCTGGAATGGCTTTTCATCGTACCGGGACCACAGTCAATCCTGCGGTGTGGGTGCGGGCCTTCGACGAAGCGGTACAGCAGGCTGGAGGCTTAGAAGATATCTGCGCTATTTCAGTAGCGGGTCAGCAGCATGGTCTGGTTACTTTGGATGAAAACGGCGAAGTCGTTCGTGATGCTGTGCTCTGGAATGATACCAGCGCGGGAGCTGACGCCAAGGACTTAATCACAGAGTTAGGGCGGGGAGATGATACTGCAGGACGGAAAGCCTGGGTGGCAAAGACGGGTTCAGTACCGGTTTCATCACTCACCGTCAGTAAGTTGCGTCATCTCGCGGTGAACGAACCGGAAAATCTCTCCCGAACTCGTGCTATCGCCCTTCCTCATGACTACCTGACCTGGAAAATCACCAAGAGGAACAAAATCACGGATTTGGTGACTGATAGGTCAGATGCATCGGGCACCGGCTACTTTGACCCGGTGGAAAATGTCTACTTACCTGACATTTTGGAGTTAGCTGCAGGCAAATCCGGCGCAGACTTGGTTCTTCCGAAAGTTCTCGGTCCCCATACTCCTGTCGGGGAGTTCAGCGTGCTAGGTCATGAAATGCTTGTTGGTCCCGGAGCTGGGGACAACGCCGGAGCTGCTCTTGGTCTTGACCAGAAACCTGGTCATGTCATCATTTCTCTGGGTACCTCAGGTGTCGTCTCCTTAGTCTCGAAAAAACCCACTTGTGATGAAATCGGTGAAGTTACTGGTTTCGCTGATGCAACCGGCAATTACCTTCCGTTGGTGTGCACGCTCAACGCGTCTCGAGTGCTTGATACTACGGCGGCGGCCTTAGGCGTCAATTATGAGAGGTTTTCTGAATTTGCACTGAGCGCACCTCCAGGGTCTGAAGGTTTGGTGATGGTTCCTTATCTCACCGGCGAACGTACTCCGAATGCACCGTTAGCTACCGGCTCTCTCTTGGGCATTCGAGGAGATAACTTGACCGCGTCAAATATTGCTCGAGCGGCAGTGGAAGGGATGCTGTGCCTAGTGGGATACGGCCTCGAAATCTTCAAGAGATTAGGCGTGGAAGTCAACGCAGTTTCCCTAATTGGCGGTGGGGCAAAGTCTGAGGCAGTGAGGCGTATTGCCCCGTCTGTCTTAGGGGTAAAGGTCACAATACCGGAGACTGGGGAATACGTGGCCGATGGCGCCGCACGCCAGGCCGCTTGGGTTCTCAACGGAGGAACTCGTCCACCCGTCTGGTCGCCCCGGTTGACCTCCTCATATACCGCGCAACCGCAACCTTTTATTATGGAACGCTATCAAGAAGTCAATGGCCTTTACGCCGATACGACACAGTTAGAATTGGAGTAA
- a CDS encoding ROK family protein — protein MSRAAKSKQPSLQSSDHEVPGMRAESLRNHNLQLLAYRIVTGSEVMSRADLANETGLNRSTVTRLIERLIDFGIIKEGSTRIGPSGRPSIMLTPARRTHGSIGAEVGQDYISACVMDLRGNIIAEQFDQVDVPAYSPQSTLGKLASMVNELTTQIQRSGLSLCGITCGFSGIISSSTSNLHMLPHLGWRNIDLEKNFRSKLNTQVPVDYQNTANLSALAESIARQKTGQELSDFIFISQNSAIGSALVLDGKVSSGLHGWAGEIAHIAVSDEDRPCDCGAVGCLDAYIDKANLLDRAGLPANSPWEQLFASLHKGNSQATEAVRLCGIYLGRALSTYINLVDVTTIVLGGVLKKLLPYYEDALRDELTRRALCSKWMEINLQESIVKEGSSLQGAAWNSLLHFLSAPESWQCPTDIALSYFPVDETPTTFID, from the coding sequence TTGAGTAGAGCAGCCAAATCGAAACAACCGTCCTTGCAGTCCTCGGATCACGAAGTTCCCGGAATGCGGGCGGAATCCTTGCGTAATCATAATCTGCAACTGCTGGCCTATCGCATCGTTACCGGCTCTGAAGTCATGTCTCGAGCCGACCTTGCAAATGAGACAGGACTCAACCGCTCAACTGTAACCAGGCTCATAGAACGTCTCATCGACTTCGGCATCATCAAAGAAGGCTCTACCCGAATCGGACCTTCCGGCAGACCTTCCATTATGTTGACTCCCGCCAGACGTACTCACGGGAGCATTGGAGCCGAAGTTGGTCAAGATTACATCAGTGCCTGCGTGATGGATTTGCGCGGAAACATCATTGCCGAACAATTTGACCAAGTTGACGTGCCCGCCTACTCACCTCAGAGCACACTTGGAAAACTTGCATCTATGGTGAACGAGTTAACTACCCAGATACAACGCTCTGGTTTGTCTCTGTGCGGGATTACTTGTGGATTCTCGGGAATTATTTCATCCTCAACCAGTAACTTGCACATGTTGCCTCATTTGGGGTGGAGAAACATTGATCTGGAGAAAAACTTCCGCTCGAAGCTCAATACCCAGGTACCGGTTGACTACCAGAATACAGCAAATCTTTCTGCGTTAGCCGAGAGTATAGCTCGGCAAAAAACCGGGCAGGAGCTCAGCGATTTTATTTTTATTTCGCAAAATAGCGCAATCGGTTCTGCTCTGGTACTCGATGGAAAAGTTTCTTCGGGGTTGCATGGATGGGCCGGTGAAATTGCACATATCGCAGTCAGCGATGAAGATCGGCCCTGCGATTGTGGAGCAGTGGGTTGTTTAGACGCGTATATAGACAAAGCGAACCTTCTGGACCGAGCCGGCTTACCAGCAAATTCACCGTGGGAACAACTCTTTGCGAGCTTACACAAGGGCAATTCCCAAGCGACCGAAGCGGTAAGGCTTTGTGGGATATATCTGGGACGCGCTCTATCCACCTATATCAACCTGGTTGATGTCACCACCATCGTCCTGGGCGGAGTGTTGAAAAAATTACTTCCCTATTACGAAGACGCACTTCGCGATGAGCTTACCCGTCGCGCATTGTGCTCTAAGTGGATGGAAATCAACTTACAAGAATCAATTGTTAAGGAAGGTTCTTCTCTGCAGGGTGCGGCTTGGAATTCTTTGCTGCACTTCCTCAGTGCCCCAGAATCTTGGCAATGTCCTACCGATATTGCCTTGTCTTATTTCCCGGTTGATGAAACACCGACAACTTTCATCGACTGA